From the genome of Leptolyngbya iicbica LK, one region includes:
- a CDS encoding DUF4160 domain-containing protein, producing MPEVSRFFGIIIAMYYNDHTPPHFHVRYGKQKAIIEIETLSVLEGKLKPRTLGLVIEWAAQHQAELQRNWDLARQQAPLNKISPLE from the coding sequence TTGCCAGAGGTCAGTCGCTTTTTTGGCATCATCATTGCCATGTACTACAACGACCACACGCCGCCTCATTTTCATGTGCGTTATGGGAAGCAGAAAGCTATCATCGAAATCGAAACGCTGTCTGTTCTTGAAGGCAAGCTTAAGCCGAGAACGCTAGGCTTGGTCATCGAGTGGGCCGCCCAGCATCAGGCAGAGCTACAGCGAAACTGGGATTTAGCGCGACAGCAAGCCCCGCTGAACAAAATCTCTCCCCTGGAATAA
- a CDS encoding DUF2442 domain-containing protein, with translation MLQDIVAVEPKDDYTLHLVFEDGVSGDLQISKLIDFTGIFAPLRQPDFFGQVKVHPELGTVYWPNNADLDPDVLYAYLNTDEPKLETAETMS, from the coding sequence ATGTTGCAAGATATTGTTGCGGTTGAACCGAAGGACGATTATACGCTGCATCTTGTTTTTGAGGATGGCGTTAGCGGCGATTTGCAGATTTCCAAGTTAATTGACTTTACAGGTATTTTTGCCCCTTTACGACAGCCTGATTTCTTTGGCCAAGTCAAAGTGCATCCCGAATTGGGAACGGTTTACTGGCCCAACAATGCTGACCTTGATCCTGACGTGTTGTACGCCTATCTGAATACAGATGAGCCTAAACTAG